One Cydia fagiglandana chromosome 11, ilCydFagi1.1, whole genome shotgun sequence genomic region harbors:
- the LOC134668709 gene encoding uncharacterized protein LOC134668709, whose protein sequence is MAPIRVSPTAVIMVRSGNGSYVKARALLDSGAGCSVVKKSFVERFKVHQQFTGNNIFGVGDIKVNVPGTIAKLVFKPRGKTVPIISVVATVMYRVTGNIPYYDTEIRTHLDSSKLELADPALDKSQDVDIILGTDVLNYIYTGSKILTNIPGVEAYGTCFGHVLMGATWNYPSSLTTPTAGTSVEDYGIHATRLEDVLERFWRVEQPPEERPQHPEHLECERLYTSTTQRLDNGQFMVRLPLRADRPKLGESRALAMRRLISLEARLAKNPVFAEKYKEFMRDYEALGHMSKSDFNFESEHYVIPHHGIFKKGSEKIRVVYNAAANSSTGVSLNQCLHSGKPLQNDITQILLNFRRHQVVFTTDIRMMFRQTWIHPSDRRYQLILWREDPSQDVQMDYSGMSHCPILKTFNGMNSFKIYIT, encoded by the exons ATGGCGCCAATTCGTGTCTCTCCTACAGCTGTGATCATGGTCAGATCAGGCAATGGGTCTTATGTTAAAGCTAGGGCTTTGCTTGACTCGGGAGCGGGGTGCTCCGTAGTGAAGAAATCATTTGTAGAAAGATTCAAAGTACACCAACAGTTTACTgggaataatatttttggagTAGGTGACATAAAGGTAAATGTGCCAGGCACGATTGCTAAGCTTGTATTCAAACCACGCGGGAAAACAGTGCCTATCATCAGTGTAGTAGCTACAGTCATGTACAGGGTTACGGGAAACATACCTTATTATGATACTGAGATCAGGACTCATTTGGATTCATCAAAACTTGAATTAGCTGACCCTGCCTTGGATAAATCGCAGGATGTGGACATCATTCTAGGAACGGATGTGCTCAATTATATATACACTGGTTCAAAGATACTCACTAACATTCCAGGTGTTGAGGCGTACGGCACCTGCTTCGGTCACGTGCTGATGGGGGCAACTTGGAATTACCCATCATCATTAACAACACCGACCGCCGGGACATCAGTAGAGGACTACGGCATCCATGCTACTCGGCTCGAGGACGTCCTAGAAAGGTTTTGGAGAGTGGAGCAGCCCCCCGAGGAGCGGCCGCAACACCCAGAACACCTCGAATGTGAAAGGTTGTATACCTCCACTACTCAACGTTTAGATAATGGCCAATTCATGGTGCGGTTGCCGCTGCGGGCAGACCGACCCAAGCTGGGCGAGTCTAGGGCTCTAGCCATGCGTAGACTGATTTCGTTGGAGGCCAGGCTGGCCAAAAATCCAGTATTTGCTGAAAAATATAAGGAATTCATGAGGGACTATGAGGCACTTGGTCATATGTCCAAATCAGACTTTAATTTCGAGAGCGAACACTATGTAATACCCCACCACGGAATTTTCAAAAAGGGATCCGAAAAGATCCGCGTCGTATATAACGCTGCAGCTAACTCAAGCACCGGAGTATCGCTCAATCAATGCCTTCACTCAGGCAAACCGCTTCAAAatgatatcactcaaatattgttaaatttcaGACGTCATCAAGTTGTCTTCACGACCGACATCAGAATGATGTTCCGGCAAACGTGGATACACCCCAGCGATAGGCGCTATCAGCTGATTCTGTGGCGCGAGGATCCGTCGCAGGATGTACAG ATGGATTACAGTGGGATGAGCCACTGTCCCATACTCAAGACCTTCAATGGAATGAACTCATTCAAGATCTACATCACTTGA